Proteins encoded by one window of Sediminicoccus rosea:
- a CDS encoding c-type cytochrome, giving the protein MSLEANKIFAAVLTAGVTFMSAGVIGGLVVHPHKLERSAISIGATPQTAAAPAAPAAPAVEPIGPLLAAANVDNGRALTGRLCASCHTLNEGGRAGVGPNLWNIVNNKHAHQPGFNYSAANRALADKPWDYEALNAFIAAPNRAMPGTRMGFAGLANTAQRADVIAFLRTLSANPAPLP; this is encoded by the coding sequence ATGAGCCTGGAAGCCAATAAGATTTTCGCGGCCGTCCTCACCGCCGGCGTCACCTTCATGAGTGCCGGCGTGATCGGTGGCCTGGTGGTGCACCCGCACAAGCTGGAGCGCTCGGCCATCAGCATCGGCGCCACGCCGCAGACCGCCGCCGCCCCGGCCGCCCCCGCCGCCCCGGCGGTGGAGCCGATCGGGCCGCTGCTCGCCGCCGCGAATGTGGACAATGGCCGTGCGCTGACCGGCCGCCTCTGCGCCTCCTGCCATACCCTCAACGAGGGCGGTCGCGCGGGCGTGGGCCCGAACCTCTGGAACATCGTGAACAACAAGCACGCGCACCAGCCGGGCTTCAACTACAGCGCGGCCAACCGCGCGCTGGCCGACAAGCCCTGGGATTACGAGGCGCTGAACGCCTTCATCGCGGCCCCCAACCGCGCCATGCCCGGCACGCGCATGGGCTTCGCGGGCCTCGCCAATACGGCGCAGCGCGCGGACGTGATCGCCTTCCTCCGCACGCTCTCCGCCAACCCGGCGCCGCTGCCCTGA
- the hisN gene encoding histidinol-phosphatase, translating to MTAAEAAADLAGGIIRPLFRSGLLVEAKGDASPVTEADRAAERALRAFLTERFPTHGIMGEEYGTERGDAEYLWVLDPIDGTRAFLTGRPLFGTLIGLLHKGQPVLGLIDQPVTRERWIGVAGQPTRFTSPMGGTAACRPCASLATAELSCTSPDIFDAAGTARFDRVRQAARRVTWGGDCYAYGLIALGLVDAVVEGTLKPWDWAALVPVIEGAGGRMTDWQGQALTLHSKGEVIAVGDAALLPEIVSLLS from the coding sequence GTGACGGCAGCGGAAGCCGCCGCTGATCTCGCGGGCGGCATCATTCGCCCGCTCTTCCGCTCGGGCCTGCTGGTGGAAGCCAAGGGCGACGCCTCGCCCGTCACCGAAGCCGACCGCGCCGCCGAGCGCGCACTCCGCGCCTTCCTGACCGAGCGCTTCCCGACCCATGGCATCATGGGCGAGGAGTACGGTACCGAGCGCGGCGACGCCGAATATCTCTGGGTGCTCGACCCCATCGACGGCACCCGCGCCTTCCTCACCGGCCGCCCGCTTTTCGGCACGCTGATCGGCCTGCTGCACAAGGGCCAGCCAGTCCTTGGCCTGATCGACCAGCCGGTGACGCGGGAGCGCTGGATCGGCGTGGCCGGCCAGCCCACGCGCTTCACGAGCCCCATGGGGGGCACGGCGGCCTGCCGGCCTTGCGCCAGTCTCGCCACCGCCGAGCTCTCCTGCACCTCGCCCGACATCTTCGACGCCGCCGGCACCGCCCGCTTCGATCGCGTGCGCCAGGCCGCGCGCCGCGTGACCTGGGGCGGCGATTGCTATGCCTATGGCCTGATCGCCCTCGGCCTGGTGGATGCCGTGGTGGAGGGCACGCTCAAGCCCTGGGACTGGGCGGCACTGGTGCCGGTGATCGAGGGCGCGGGCGGACGGATGACGGATTGGCAGGGCCAAGCCCTCACCCTCCACAGCAAGGGCGAGGTCATCGCGGTGGGGGATGCGGCCCTGCTGCCGGAGATCGTTTCGCTGCTCAGCTGA